CTGGTTAAAATTATTTATTTCTTTCTGTGGTTTTTTTCCCTTTATTTTCGGTTGTTATTTGATTTTTTATGAATCATTTTGGAGGGCTAAACTTTTATTAAAGGAATTTTCCTTCCAAACAATATTAGCAGGATTATTTTTTTTATCTGTGGGGCTAATTATAATAAATGGCATCAATAAAATAAAAATATTGCAAAAAAATAGTGACAAAAGATTTTATTTTGCAAATTGGTCTTTTGCCTTTATTTTATTTTTGTTTGCATTCCCAAGATTACTTGGAGGGATATCGCCGCAGGGAAATAGTTTCAGATTAGAAATTCCTTTTATTTTGTTTTGGTATTGGTTTTTTTGTTTTATCCAAAGAGAAAATAATTATAAACCATACATAGCTGCAGTTCCGATTTTATTATTTTATTTATTCTTTGATTTATATTATATCGCATTTGGCAAAATATTTAAGATTATTGATATTAAAGAAATACCTGGATTGGTTAAAGTCCTTCCTTTTTCTTATACTGTTGTCGGTATAATGTTGATAATTATACCTTCCTTTTTATATATATTGTTTGTTGATTACAAGAAATACAAACAATTATTAGCAGGAATGATTATAGTATTTTGTTTAAGTTGTACTGTTAAATATACCCCGGACATTTTTTTGAAGTTTTTTAATTTTACCTCAAAAGGTGTCACTGAGTGGTCGGACAAAAAGAGTGTTGAAGATAACGGCCGTTTTATGATGATACTATATTCAGAAGCAAAAAGAAATTTGGCGATCAAACAAACTATGTTATTTAGAAATAGGGATAAATATGAGAAAGAAATAAAAGCATTATCAAGTTATCTTGCCAGAAAAAGTATCAAAAGAAATATCCATTTAATAGTATTAGAAAGTTTTCTGGACCCAACGCTTTTAAGGAATGTCAGGTTTTTAAAAGAACCAATTTATCAGGAATTTTCATCTTTCTTTCATGGAAAAGAAGGATTTTCCATTTCACCGGTATTCGCGGGTAAAACAGCCCAGGCGGAATTTGAAATATTATGCGGTATCCCGGCGCTTGATGTTCTTGACAGTGTGGAGTTTAATTTATTTACAGGGGGTGATGCGTACGGCCTCCCGGGAATTTTAAAAGAAATAGGTTATCGCACCATTGTCTCTAACGCTTACAGGCCGGATTTATTTAATGCTTTCCAGGCCTATAAAAGTATAGGTTTTAGCGAGATATATTTTCCCGTTGAATATACACCTGGATTGGAGACTTATCTTTCAACGGGGGATATCACAGATGAAGAAATAATGTTTGACAGCACTCTGTTTGATCAAAATATCAAATTTATTTCCAGGATTATTCAAAATAATCCTGGTCAACCTATATTTAATTATGTTATAGGTTCCTACGGCCATTATCCATTTAAGCTAAATAGGAATAAACGGCCTGAGATAATCGAAATAAATTCTGAAATAGGCGGGGATGAACTCAAAAGGCAGGTTAATCAATTTTATTACCGGAGCGAGGCCGTAATTAAGTTTGTAAAAGAATTAATTAATATCGACCCTGGTAGTATGATTGTTTTAGTCAGTGACCATCTTCCATTTTTTGTTGATTCTGATGACTATAGTTTATTTGGTTACCTGGAAAATATAGAAAATGCAAACAAGTATAATAGAATTTATATTGTTGAAAACGGAGAACCTGTAAAATATGATACCATTTTTCATCATGATATCCCAACTCTAATATTGAATTATATTACAGGCGGGCAATATCTTCTGGAAAATCATTACGATTTCGGGTTGAGACCAATAGATAAGTCAAAATATTATGAAAAATATATGCGGTTCATGGCACACGCTATTAAATAAATTACTCTATGAAATTAAGGATCGCTTTTTTAACAGCAGAATCAGTAACAGAAGGTGCTTTTGACGGTGGGCTGGCAAATTATCTAAACCGGATAACAAAAGGCTTTATGTCAAGAGGGCACGAGGTTGAAGTATTTTCCATATCAAATAAGAATGAAACGATAGAAAATAACGGTATTAAAATACACAGGATAATTCCAGAGGCTAAGTGGTATAGTTTTACAAGCCGTTTTTTCAGGAAAAAGTTAAGCAGTTTCAGGTGGTTATTTCTGGAATCTTATTGTTTATATAAAAAATTTATTGAAAGACATAAAGAAAAACCCTTTGATATTGTTCAGGTCCCGAGCTACAGAGCGTCAGGTTTATCTATTGTTCTTAGAAATAAACTTCCGATAACTACGAGAATATCAAGTTACAGAAAATTAAGCAATGAGACACACGGGAAAGAAAGGAATTTAGATGTCAGGCTTGAAGAATGGCTTGAAGAGGTTGTTATCAGGCGGGTCTGTAGGTCTTATGCCCCAAGTAAATATTTGGCTGATAAAATATCAAGCACTTTGCACAGGAAGATTGATGTTTTAAAACCATCTTTTTTTATAGACCTCGATAGAAGCAGATATGATGATGAATTTTATGCTAAAAATCTAAAAGAAAAAAAGTATATCCTGTTTTTTGGGGGAATAAATAAATTGAAAGGTATTTTCATTTTACTTGAAGCACTTAAGAAAGTTTTTAAAGAAAATAGTCAGATTAATGTTGTTTTTATTGGAGAAGATGTCCCTTACAAAAACAGAAATTGTATGGAAATAGTAAAACAAGAATTAAGTGAGTATCTCAATAGAATTTATTATTTTAAACCTCTGCCGCATGCGATTCTTTATCCGGTTTTGATGAATTCTGAAATTGTAGTAATACCTTCTCTGGTTGATAATATTCCAAACACCTGTCTTGAAGCCATGGCTCATGGGTGTGTAATTGTTGCCTCGGATGGGGCAAGCCTTGATGAGTTGATAGAGAATGGTAAAAGTGGGTTCTTATTTAAACTGGGGGACCCTGATTCTCTGGCAGAAAAACTTTTATTGGCATGGAATTTGTCTCAAGAAGAAAGGGAAAGAATAAGCGCTAATGCAAAAAAGGCGATTGAAAAATTGGCACCTGAAATAGCTGTGAAAGAGTTGGAAGATTATTATGTAAAAACGATTGAAGAATGGAAGAAAAACAAACTATAGTTTTTAGACTGTAGTTGCTTAATAGAGCTTGACATACGACGTATAAATTAATATAATATATACGTCAAGGAGGTATTGATATGGATACAAAATTAACCTTACGATTGGAAGATAATTTAATAAGAAATGCAAAAAAATATGCTAAAGGGAAAGGTTCCAGCCTTTCTATAATAGTTTCAAATTATTTCAGGTCTATTTTGATTAATCTAAAAGAAGAAAATATCGAATCACCTGTTTTATCTGAAATAGCGGGTATATTATCTCCAAGGGCTGATAATAAAAAATTGCTCAAAAGTTACAAAAAACACATTGAGGAGAAATATCTTTGAAAAATGTTTTTTGTGATATAAACTTTATTCTTGATATTTTTTTAGAAAGAAAACCATTTTATTACGCCGCCGCTAAATTATTTAAAAAAATAGAAGACAAAGAAGTAAACGGATATCTCTGTTCTTTAAGTTTCCCAATTCTTTTCTACTTATTATCTAAAGAGTTGAGCAGAGTAGAGGCAATAAAGACATTGGAGAAGATCAGAATTGTTTTTAATGTTGCAACTGTCGATGAAAAAATAATTGATTTGTCCCTTTCATCTGATTTTAATGATTTTGAAGATGCTGTTCAGTATTATTCTGCCATTCAATCAAAAGCGAATTTTATTATTACAAGAGACAAAAGCGGTTATACAAGTGATAAAGTACCAGTTTTGACACCTGAAGAATTCCTCGCATTATTAGAATAAAAAAATAACTTATCAAGTAAATATTTATCACGATATTGTAAATTTATTTCAGGTTCTTATGAAAAATATTCCAAAACTTAGTGTTTTAATAACATCTTACAATGATAGTAAATTTATATCCCAATGCATGGATTCAATTTTAACCCAGACATTTCAGGATTTCGAGATTATTATTGTTGATGATGCATCAAGGGATAATACTGTTGAAATTATTAAATCTTATCAAAAGAAGAATGCAAGAATAAATTTAATTTGTAATGAGAAAAACATAGGATTAGCCAAGAGTCTAAATAAAGGACTTCAGTATTGCAGGGCAGATTTAGTCGCACGGCAGGATGCAGATGATTATTCAGTGCTGACCAGATTTGAGGAACAATTGAGTTATCTTAATAGGTTTCAGGATGTTATCCTTTTAGGAACACAGGAAATAGGTGTTGATGAAAGTAATTCAGGAATTGAATCACCTTATTGTTATCCTGTAGGGTATGAAATTATTCGTAATACTTTGATTAAAAGGAATTGTTTTAATCATTCATCTGTAATGTTTAAGAAGGATGTTATTTTATCTGTTGGGGGGTATAGGCCTTTTCCTGCATGCCAGGATTATGATTTATGGATTAGAGTTGCAAAAAATTATAAGGTTGATAATTTAGACAAAAAGCTCGTATACAGACGATTTGTAAGAAATTCAATATCCTTTAAAAGAATTGAAATACAAACAGCATCTAATAGTGTCATTTGTAAACTTGCCAGACAGAGATTTAATCTGGGATATGATGAACTTGATAAATTCAGAGACAAAGAATTAGAAAAGAAAATTTGGGGAATGGTAAAAAAAGATATAAGAATAAATAAAAAATTATGTGCTTCAAAAAATGTATATTTTTTTGAATATGTACTCAAAACAGCAGGCAGGAAAGACGCATTTATTTATTTACTGCGTGCTTTGACGTTAGATCCTTTTAACCCCTATATTATTCGTCTTCTTTTGGATACTTATATATCAAAAAAAATATGGTATTATTTATCTGGATTTAAAAGAAGTGTTTTTAATAGAATTGATAATAAAATATCCGGAAAATAAAAATGGAAATAGTAAAACAAGGCAATGAAAATATAATTAATAATAAATCAGGTCTTGTATATATAATTATTTTAGTTTTTAATGGTAAAAAGTGGCTAAAAAATTGTATCAATTCGGTACTGGCTACAAATTACAACAATTATAGGATTTTAATTATAGATAATGCCTCACAGGACGGCAGTGCTGAATATGTAAAGCAAAATTATCCGCAGATTGAACTAATCCAGAATTCCAAAAATTATGGTTTTGCCGAAGGAAACAACATTGGTATCCGATATACTTTGAGACAAGGTTCAGATTATGTAGTTCTTTTAAATCAAGATACTAAAGTTGATCCGGACTGGATTAAAAATTTAGTCCAGATAGTTGAAAAAGATAAAACAATTGGTATCTTGGGGCCTATACAATACGATTATGAAGGGGAAGATATAAATAATAAATTTATAGACCTTTTAAATACCAGTAAGCAGTTCAGAGAAAATAGAAATAATAAACCGCTGGAGGAATTATATGAAGTAGACCGTGTTATTGGCGCAGCAATGCTGATGACACGGAATGTTTTAGAGACTGTCGGATTTTTTGATCCGTTATATTTTTCTTATTGGGAGGAATCAGATTTATGCCGGAGGGCAGTTTATCACAAATTTAAAATATTTGTTGTAACAACAAGTAAAATATTCCATTGGGATGACAGGGGTCATTCCATTCCAGAAATAAAATATATTTATATAAGAAATCATTTCCTTTATTTTTTAAAAGATCCCAATAAAATATTTATAAAAAATATATATGCATATTTTAAATGGGGATCAAAAGCTATAATAAGTTCTGGTCCTGTTAAAAATTGGAAATACTTTTTAGAAATATTATGGATCCATATCTGGATATTATTTCATTTACCTTATATTATTTTTAGACAATATAAGGATAGAAAATAATATATGAAAACTAAATTAAGGATTGCGATTTATCATAATTTGCCGTCAGGCGGTGCAAAAAGGACCCTTTATGAAATAGTGAAAAGATTATCAAAAAAACATCATATAGATCTCTATTCTTTATCATGTGCGAATAACGAGTATTGCGATATCAGACCTTTTATCCAAAATTTCTATATATTTCCATTCTCCGCAATACAAGAATTTAAAAGCCCTTTTGGAAGGCTAAATTATTTGTGCAGAATTATAACTCTTATATATTTAGATTCACTTGCAAAAAAAATTGCCAGGTTAATCAATGAGAGAAAATATGATTTGGCATTCGTTCAACCCTGCCAATTTACACAAGCGCCATTAATTCTAAGGTATCTTAAGATTAAAACAGTTTATCATTGTCATGAACCATTGCGGTGGGTATATGATCACAAAATAAATAATAATCATAAAGTTCCTAAATGGAGGAAAATGGCAAGAGACATTTTCGATAAATTTGATATTTTCAGGTGCCTATATCAATATATGTATAAAAAAAATGATTTTACATCAACCAGAAAATCAACAAAGGTAATAGTTGTTTCAAATTTTATAAAAGAAAAAGTGCAAAGGATTTATAAAATACAGCCTGAACTGGTTTATAATGGCATAGACGTAAACAAATTTTCCCTGCCAGAAAATATAATGGAGAAAGATAATTATGTTTTATCTGTAGGCGCCTTATCACCAGTGAAAGGATTCCAATTTATTATAGAAACCTTATCGTTAATTCCATTGGAAAAAAGGCCAAAATTAGTTATAGTAAGTAATACGGAAAATTTACAGGAACAGCTAAGATTGCAAAACTTAGCT
Above is a window of bacterium DNA encoding:
- a CDS encoding sulfatase-like hydrolase/transferase, which codes for MDFLKENKLRGNYLFACKSVFYMAGKVLIASFLVGIFAVAKIFYNGGPGYRNILLIGGTVLTFFTMTIYGVLVAFYNDEKQDSWLKLFISFCGFFPFIFGCYLIFYESFWRAKLLLKEFSFQTILAGLFFLSVGLIIINGINKIKILQKNSDKRFYFANWSFAFILFLFAFPRLLGGISPQGNSFRLEIPFILFWYWFFCFIQRENNYKPYIAAVPILLFYLFFDLYYIAFGKIFKIIDIKEIPGLVKVLPFSYTVVGIMLIIIPSFLYILFVDYKKYKQLLAGMIIVFCLSCTVKYTPDIFLKFFNFTSKGVTEWSDKKSVEDNGRFMMILYSEAKRNLAIKQTMLFRNRDKYEKEIKALSSYLARKSIKRNIHLIVLESFLDPTLLRNVRFLKEPIYQEFSSFFHGKEGFSISPVFAGKTAQAEFEILCGIPALDVLDSVEFNLFTGGDAYGLPGILKEIGYRTIVSNAYRPDLFNAFQAYKSIGFSEIYFPVEYTPGLETYLSTGDITDEEIMFDSTLFDQNIKFISRIIQNNPGQPIFNYVIGSYGHYPFKLNRNKRPEIIEINSEIGGDELKRQVNQFYYRSEAVIKFVKELINIDPGSMIVLVSDHLPFFVDSDDYSLFGYLENIENANKYNRIYIVENGEPVKYDTIFHHDIPTLILNYITGGQYLLENHYDFGLRPIDKSKYYEKYMRFMAHAIK
- a CDS encoding glycosyltransferase family 4 protein codes for the protein MKLRIAFLTAESVTEGAFDGGLANYLNRITKGFMSRGHEVEVFSISNKNETIENNGIKIHRIIPEAKWYSFTSRFFRKKLSSFRWLFLESYCLYKKFIERHKEKPFDIVQVPSYRASGLSIVLRNKLPITTRISSYRKLSNETHGKERNLDVRLEEWLEEVVIRRVCRSYAPSKYLADKISSTLHRKIDVLKPSFFIDLDRSRYDDEFYAKNLKEKKYILFFGGINKLKGIFILLEALKKVFKENSQINVVFIGEDVPYKNRNCMEIVKQELSEYLNRIYYFKPLPHAILYPVLMNSEIVVIPSLVDNIPNTCLEAMAHGCVIVASDGASLDELIENGKSGFLFKLGDPDSLAEKLLLAWNLSQEERERISANAKKAIEKLAPEIAVKELEDYYVKTIEEWKKNKL
- a CDS encoding DUF6364 family protein, with product MDTKLTLRLEDNLIRNAKKYAKGKGSSLSIIVSNYFRSILINLKEENIESPVLSEIAGILSPRADNKKLLKSYKKHIEEKYL
- a CDS encoding PIN domain-containing protein; the encoded protein is MKNVFCDINFILDIFLERKPFYYAAAKLFKKIEDKEVNGYLCSLSFPILFYLLSKELSRVEAIKTLEKIRIVFNVATVDEKIIDLSLSSDFNDFEDAVQYYSAIQSKANFIITRDKSGYTSDKVPVLTPEEFLALLE
- a CDS encoding glycosyltransferase; translated protein: MKNIPKLSVLITSYNDSKFISQCMDSILTQTFQDFEIIIVDDASRDNTVEIIKSYQKKNARINLICNEKNIGLAKSLNKGLQYCRADLVARQDADDYSVLTRFEEQLSYLNRFQDVILLGTQEIGVDESNSGIESPYCYPVGYEIIRNTLIKRNCFNHSSVMFKKDVILSVGGYRPFPACQDYDLWIRVAKNYKVDNLDKKLVYRRFVRNSISFKRIEIQTASNSVICKLARQRFNLGYDELDKFRDKELEKKIWGMVKKDIRINKKLCASKNVYFFEYVLKTAGRKDAFIYLLRALTLDPFNPYIIRLLLDTYISKKIWYYLSGFKRSVFNRIDNKISGK
- a CDS encoding glycosyltransferase family 2 protein, producing the protein MEIVKQGNENIINNKSGLVYIIILVFNGKKWLKNCINSVLATNYNNYRILIIDNASQDGSAEYVKQNYPQIELIQNSKNYGFAEGNNIGIRYTLRQGSDYVVLLNQDTKVDPDWIKNLVQIVEKDKTIGILGPIQYDYEGEDINNKFIDLLNTSKQFRENRNNKPLEELYEVDRVIGAAMLMTRNVLETVGFFDPLYFSYWEESDLCRRAVYHKFKIFVVTTSKIFHWDDRGHSIPEIKYIYIRNHFLYFLKDPNKIFIKNIYAYFKWGSKAIISSGPVKNWKYFLEILWIHIWILFHLPYIIFRQYKDRK
- a CDS encoding glycosyltransferase family 4 protein gives rise to the protein MKTKLRIAIYHNLPSGGAKRTLYEIVKRLSKKHHIDLYSLSCANNEYCDIRPFIQNFYIFPFSAIQEFKSPFGRLNYLCRIITLIYLDSLAKKIARLINERKYDLAFVQPCQFTQAPLILRYLKIKTVYHCHEPLRWVYDHKINNNHKVPKWRKMARDIFDKFDIFRCLYQYMYKKNDFTSTRKSTKVIVVSNFIKEKVQRIYKIQPELVYNGIDVNKFSLPENIMEKDNYVLSVGALSPVKGFQFIIETLSLIPLEKRPKLVIVSNTENLQEQLRLQNLAEKRSVKVIIYKKIDDEQLIKLYQRAKITVYAPVEEPFGLVPLESMSCGTSVIGIREGGVCESVIHQKTGLLTDRVTENYAKAVQFLLENKEVARRYDKQGREYVVENWSWEKSVSNLEKYFYNVVDDTN